The following proteins are encoded in a genomic region of Chitinophagales bacterium:
- a CDS encoding acetyl-CoA C-acyltransferase, which produces MREVYIVSMARTPIGSLGGVLASVNVIDLGATVVKAAMERAGVNGNQIDEVILGNVLQANVGQAPAQQVSIAAGINTNTPCTTINKVCASGMKAIMLGAQSILLGDNDIVVVGGMESMSNAPHYIPTGRTGIKYGNGEILDAIVRDGLQDPYKKYMMGNAGEVCAKHYNFTREDQDNYAIASYKRAAEAYQNNYFKDELVDVVIKTRKGDIIISEDEEYKKFDESKVGQLRPAFEKEGTITAINASKINDGASAMVLMSGEKVKELGIKPLAKILSFADASQEPEWFTTTPAKALPKALHKANLSTTEVDFYEINEAFSVVALANMKEMDLAHDKVNALGGAVALGHPIGSSGCRIVCTLISTLQHKEGKIGAAGICNGGGGASAIVIEKV; this is translated from the coding sequence ATGAGAGAAGTATATATTGTATCTATGGCACGAACACCAATAGGTAGTTTAGGTGGTGTTTTAGCAAGCGTTAATGTAATAGATTTAGGAGCTACAGTAGTAAAAGCGGCTATGGAAAGAGCTGGCGTTAATGGAAATCAAATTGATGAGGTGATACTAGGCAATGTACTACAAGCTAATGTTGGACAAGCACCAGCACAGCAAGTGTCTATAGCAGCAGGAATAAATACCAATACACCATGTACTACAATCAATAAAGTATGTGCTTCTGGTATGAAAGCAATAATGTTAGGTGCTCAATCTATTTTATTAGGAGATAATGATATAGTTGTAGTAGGTGGAATGGAAAGTATGAGCAATGCACCACATTACATTCCTACAGGCAGAACTGGTATAAAATATGGCAATGGCGAAATTTTAGATGCTATTGTAAGAGATGGCTTACAAGATCCGTATAAAAAATACATGATGGGAAATGCTGGCGAGGTTTGTGCTAAACACTATAACTTTACTAGAGAAGACCAAGACAATTACGCTATTGCTTCATATAAAAGAGCAGCAGAGGCATATCAAAATAATTATTTTAAAGATGAACTGGTAGATGTAGTCATCAAAACAAGAAAAGGAGATATTATTATTAGCGAAGATGAAGAATACAAAAAATTCGACGAAAGCAAAGTCGGACAATTAAGACCTGCTTTTGAAAAAGAAGGAACCATCACAGCAATCAATGCCTCTAAAATTAATGATGGTGCAAGTGCAATGGTATTAATGAGTGGCGAAAAAGTTAAAGAATTGGGTATTAAACCATTAGCTAAAATCTTATCATTTGCCGATGCTTCTCAAGAACCAGAATGGTTTACTACAACACCAGCAAAAGCTTTACCAAAAGCTCTACACAAAGCAAATTTGTCTACTACAGAAGTAGATTTCTATGAAATTAACGAAGCTTTCTCAGTAGTAGCATTAGCTAACATGAAAGAAATGGACTTAGCACATGATAAAGTAAATGCATTAGGTGGAGCTGTTGCATTAGGACATCCAATTGGTTCTTCTGGTTGCAGAATTGTTTGTACGCTTATTTCTACACTACAACATAAAGAAGGAAAAATTGGTGCTGCTGGTATTTGTAATGGTGGTGGAGGTGCTAGTGCAATTGTAATCGAAAAAGTATAA
- a CDS encoding Txe/YoeB family addiction module toxin: MPNAWYDLGWWIKNDIKTVKKIYALLENCCKTPFDGLGQPEPLKANYSGYWSRRINLKHRIVYKVEDTRIVVFALYGHYQ; encoded by the coding sequence ATGCCTAATGCTTGGTACGATTTAGGTTGGTGGATTAAAAATGATATTAAAACTGTTAAAAAGATTTATGCATTACTTGAAAATTGTTGTAAAACTCCTTTTGATGGTTTAGGACAGCCAGAACCACTTAAAGCCAATTATAGTGGTTATTGGTCTAGAAGAATAAATTTAAAACATCGTATTGTTTACAAAGTTGAAGATACAAGAATTGTTGTTTTTGCTCTATATGGTCATTACCAATAA
- a CDS encoding alpha/beta hydrolase, with protein MIKFLKGILFLIITLITLFVAYHFLRKNHIISKQEAIAKYKHAGSEFIKWNNLDIQVVEQGKGTTVFLIHGLGGALHEFDLLADSLAKHYKVVRFDLPGFGLSDGTKDEQPEFQQVYKDFMHFIINKYSTDSCFVVGNSMGGLIAWNAALDTSNHIKKLVLLAAAGYEMEQMAKENAEWIDKPMIKFLLAKGAPKFVAKMNVQSCFYHDDAIDPTLYDIKYGMMNKQGNLEWLKKLAKYNNYTDSATIKNIACPTLIIWGDKDEIIPFNHASRFKRDIPNSQLITYKDCGHAPMTENYQQCSTDIIHFFEK; from the coding sequence ATGATTAAATTTCTAAAGGGAATATTATTTCTAATCATCACATTGATAACACTATTCGTAGCGTATCACTTTCTTAGAAAAAATCACATTATATCTAAACAAGAAGCTATTGCAAAATATAAACATGCAGGTAGTGAGTTTATAAAATGGAATAATTTAGACATACAAGTTGTAGAACAAGGTAAAGGTACTACTGTTTTTCTAATTCACGGACTAGGTGGAGCATTACACGAGTTCGATTTACTAGCAGATAGTTTAGCCAAACATTATAAAGTTGTCCGATTTGATTTGCCAGGATTTGGTCTATCTGATGGAACAAAAGACGAACAACCAGAATTTCAGCAAGTGTATAAAGACTTCATGCATTTTATCATCAATAAGTATAGTACAGATAGTTGTTTTGTAGTAGGCAATTCAATGGGTGGATTAATTGCTTGGAATGCAGCTTTAGATACGAGTAATCACATTAAAAAATTAGTATTGTTAGCAGCAGCAGGTTACGAAATGGAACAAATGGCTAAGGAAAATGCTGAGTGGATTGATAAACCAATGATTAAATTTCTATTGGCAAAAGGTGCACCAAAATTTGTAGCCAAAATGAATGTACAATCTTGTTTTTATCACGATGATGCTATTGACCCAACATTATATGATATAAAATATGGTATGATGAATAAACAAGGGAATTTAGAATGGTTAAAAAAACTAGCAAAGTATAATAACTATACCGATTCTGCTACTATAAAAAATATTGCTTGTCCTACACTAATTATTTGGGGCGATAAAGACGAAATCATACCATTCAATCATGCCAGTAGATTTAAAAGAGATATTCCTAACAGTCAACTCATTACTTACAAAGACTGTGGTCATGCACCAATGACAGAAAACTATCAACAATGCAGCACAGATATTATACACTTTTTTGAAAAATAA
- a CDS encoding GNAT family N-acetyltransferase — protein MITIRKGTINDLEQIAILFDEYRQFYAQKSDVEKGKAFLKDRITNNESIIFVAEKDEQLIGFIQLYPTFSSVSLQPDIIMNDLYVFPKERKQGIGKALLDTAKQFVIDNGYKGIWIETANDNPARFLYESLSWEKDVAFTNYYWQV, from the coding sequence ATGATTACAATTAGAAAAGGAACCATAAACGACTTAGAGCAAATAGCTATTTTATTTGATGAATATAGACAGTTCTACGCTCAAAAATCTGATGTAGAAAAAGGAAAAGCTTTTCTTAAAGATAGAATTACCAATAATGAATCTATTATTTTTGTAGCAGAAAAAGACGAACAATTAATTGGTTTTATACAATTGTATCCAACATTTTCTTCTGTTTCTTTACAGCCAGATATTATTATGAACGATTTATATGTTTTTCCTAAAGAAAGAAAACAAGGTATAGGAAAAGCATTGTTAGATACAGCCAAACAATTTGTAATTGATAATGGATATAAAGGCATTTGGATTGAAACAGCAAATGATAATCCAGCACGATTCTTATACGAAAGTCTATCTTGGGAAAAAGATGTTGCCTTTACTAATTATTATTGGCAAGTATAG
- the ftsY gene encoding signal recognition particle-docking protein FtsY, which translates to MGVFDRIFKGKSNKSTEELVKEEADLQQGLEKTKQGIFSKISKAVAGKSTVDIAFLDDLEEILITSDVGLQTTIKIIDRLEARVAKDKYINTNQLNQILKDEIATILAENNTTDVYNFTDGITKKPHVILVVGVNGVGKTTTIGKLAYQFKQAGKEVVLGAADTFRAAAVDQLTIWSERVGVGIVKQAMGSDPAAVAFDTVQSGLAKNADIIIIDTAGRLHNKLALMDELTKIKKVMAKLIPDAPHEVLLVLDASTGQNAMEQAKAFSAATQVTALALTKLDGTAKGGVVLSIADEFKIPIKYIGVGEQMNQLQVFNRLSFIETLFN; encoded by the coding sequence ATGGGTGTTTTCGACAGAATTTTTAAAGGCAAATCTAATAAATCAACCGAAGAGTTGGTTAAAGAAGAAGCCGATTTACAACAAGGTTTAGAAAAAACCAAGCAAGGTATCTTTTCTAAAATTTCTAAAGCTGTAGCTGGTAAATCTACTGTAGATATTGCTTTTTTAGATGATTTAGAAGAAATTCTCATCACTTCTGATGTTGGTCTTCAAACAACTATTAAAATAATTGATAGATTAGAAGCACGCGTTGCAAAAGACAAATACATCAATACCAATCAACTCAATCAAATTCTAAAAGACGAGATTGCTACAATTCTTGCTGAAAACAACACCACCGATGTCTATAATTTTACAGATGGAATTACCAAAAAACCACATGTAATTTTGGTAGTTGGTGTAAATGGTGTAGGTAAAACAACTACAATAGGTAAGTTGGCATATCAGTTTAAACAAGCTGGTAAAGAAGTCGTTTTGGGTGCAGCTGATACTTTTAGAGCTGCTGCTGTAGATCAATTAACTATTTGGAGCGAAAGAGTTGGCGTTGGTATTGTAAAACAAGCTATGGGAAGCGATCCTGCTGCTGTTGCTTTTGATACAGTACAATCTGGTTTAGCCAAAAATGCAGATATTATTATTATTGATACTGCAGGAAGATTACATAATAAGTTAGCATTAATGGACGAGCTAACCAAAATTAAAAAAGTAATGGCTAAACTCATTCCAGATGCACCACACGAAGTGTTATTAGTTTTAGACGCATCAACTGGACAAAATGCAATGGAACAAGCAAAAGCATTTTCGGCGGCTACACAAGTTACCGCATTGGCACTAACAAAATTAGATGGTACAGCTAAAGGTGGTGTGGTATTAAGTATTGCAGACGAATTTAAAATTCCAATTAAATATATTGGCGTTGGCGAACAAATGAACCAACTACAAGTTTTTAACCGATTAAGTTTTATTGAAACACTATTCAATTAA
- a CDS encoding DUF4295 family protein, whose translation MAKVSKNAKVNRGQDVGESKNMVKIIKFLKSDKTGSYTTREKIVHKDKLQDTLKDL comes from the coding sequence ATGGCTAAAGTATCAAAAAACGCGAAAGTAAACAGAGGTCAAGATGTTGGAGAATCTAAAAACATGGTTAAAATTATCAAGTTTTTAAAGTCTGATAAAACTGGTTCTTATACTACAAGAGAAAAAATTGTTCACAAAGATAAACTTCAAGATACTTTAAAAGACCTATAA
- the rpmG gene encoding 50S ribosomal protein L33 has translation MAKKKGNRIQVILECTEHKTSGMPGTSRYITKKNRKNTPDRLELKKFNPILKKMTVHKEIK, from the coding sequence ATGGCTAAGAAGAAAGGCAATAGAATACAAGTAATATTAGAGTGTACCGAACACAAAACTTCAGGTATGCCTGGAACTTCAAGATATATTACTAAGAAAAACAGAAAAAATACACCAGATAGATTAGAATTAAAAAAATTCAATCCTATCCTTAAAAAAATGACTGTTCACAAAGAAATAAAATAA
- the rpmB gene encoding 50S ribosomal protein L28, giving the protein MSRFCDLTGKGPLVGNKVSHSNIKTKRRFLPNLQKKSFYIPELDKWVDLKVSMKAMRTINKKGIFNYLKELEKKGEISLGL; this is encoded by the coding sequence ATGTCAAGATTTTGTGATTTAACAGGGAAAGGACCATTAGTAGGCAATAAAGTGTCGCATTCTAACATTAAAACTAAAAGAAGATTTTTACCAAACCTTCAAAAAAAGTCATTCTATATTCCAGAATTAGATAAATGGGTAGATTTGAAAGTATCGATGAAAGCAATGCGTACTATCAATAAAAAAGGGATTTTTAATTATTTAAAAGAACTAGAAAAGAAAGGAGAAATTTCTTTAGGTTTATAA
- a CDS encoding acyl-CoA reductase: MNNQEKINALVQLGNYLLNNTEAYQAIINEAYLKNPWFTKENSVLAINAIAQNYLNATQLEQWITQYDTSSQQNKIVGLVLAGNIPLVGFHDILCVLMSNNIAQIKLSSKDEVLLPFILSKLIEIDERFKNQINIVPRLNNFDAIIATGSNTTALHFEQYFGKYPHIIRKNRNSIAIIDVATTKEDVQALGKDVFSFFGMGCRNVSKIYVPKDFNFSILNEAWDTDFGDVMLHHKYKNNLDYQRTVYLMTNTPLVDIDFINIVENKQISSPIACLYYEYYDDITALNEQLQTNADEIQCTVGKNHIPFGDAQQPTLNDYADGIDTMQFLLSL, encoded by the coding sequence ATGAATAATCAAGAAAAAATAAATGCATTAGTACAACTCGGAAATTATTTGCTAAACAATACAGAAGCATATCAAGCTATTATTAATGAAGCATATCTAAAAAATCCTTGGTTTACTAAAGAAAATAGTGTCTTGGCTATAAATGCAATTGCCCAAAATTATTTAAATGCAACACAATTAGAACAATGGATTACTCAATATGATACTTCTAGTCAACAAAACAAAATAGTAGGTTTGGTTTTGGCTGGTAATATTCCTTTGGTTGGCTTTCATGATATATTATGTGTACTAATGAGTAATAATATTGCTCAGATTAAATTATCAAGTAAAGATGAAGTCTTACTGCCATTCATTTTATCTAAATTAATTGAAATTGATGAACGATTTAAAAACCAAATTAATATCGTTCCTAGATTAAACAATTTTGATGCCATTATAGCTACAGGAAGTAATACTACAGCACTACATTTTGAACAATACTTTGGCAAGTATCCACATATTATTAGAAAAAACAGAAACAGTATTGCTATTATTGATGTTGCTACTACAAAAGAAGATGTACAGGCATTAGGTAAAGATGTGTTTAGTTTTTTTGGAATGGGTTGTAGAAATGTGTCTAAAATCTATGTACCAAAAGACTTTAATTTTTCTATTTTAAATGAAGCTTGGGACACTGATTTTGGTGATGTAATGCTACATCATAAATATAAAAACAACTTAGACTATCAAAGAACTGTTTATTTAATGACGAATACTCCATTAGTAGATATCGACTTTATAAATATTGTTGAAAATAAACAAATTAGTTCGCCAATTGCTTGTTTGTATTACGAGTATTATGATGATATAACTGCTTTAAATGAACAACTACAAACCAATGCAGATGAAATTCAATGTACTGTTGGAAAAAATCATATACCATTTGGTGATGCACAACAACCAACACTCAACGATTATGCAGATGGAATTGACACCATGCAATTTTTATTAAGTTTATAG
- a CDS encoding 4Fe-4S binding protein translates to MAIKITEECINCGACEPECPNNAIYEGGMEWCIADGTEVKGSYTLMNGTVVDADEKEAPVSDDLYYIVTDKCTECKGFHEEPQCAAVCPVDCCIPDELFEETEDELLAKKAKLHLE, encoded by the coding sequence ATGGCTATCAAAATTACCGAAGAATGTATAAACTGTGGAGCATGTGAACCAGAATGTCCGAATAATGCTATTTACGAAGGTGGAATGGAATGGTGTATTGCAGATGGAACAGAAGTTAAAGGTAGTTATACTTTAATGAATGGTACTGTTGTAGATGCAGATGAAAAAGAAGCACCAGTTTCTGATGATTTATATTATATAGTAACTGATAAATGTACAGAGTGTAAAGGTTTTCATGAAGAACCACAATGTGCAGCAGTTTGTCCAGTAGATTGTTGTATTCCTGACGAACTATTTGAAGAAACTGAAGATGAGTTATTAGCTAAAAAAGCTAAGTTGCATTTGGAATAA
- a CDS encoding bifunctional 3-deoxy-7-phosphoheptulonate synthase/chorismate mutase type II: protein MAVLDIIPIKDWGFNFEKPIIISGPCSCETEEQMMETAKRLADKGIDALRAGIWKPRTRPGSFEGIGKEGLQWLVNAGKAINKPVTVEVATAQHVQDCLELGVDILWLGARTTVNPFSVQEIADALQGVDIPVLVKNPINPDLQLWIGAMERMNRVGIKRLGAIHRGFSSYEESQYRNKPTWELPVELKRLFPTMPIIVDPSHICGNRELLQSVSQKALDLDFDGVMIESHRDPDNAWSDAKQQVTPERLGEIVASLVVRHSNLDGYEENKLEALRGKIDRIDNYILEIMSERMDIARAIGEFKRDNGITIFQNTRWDEIVKDRIVKGEEKQLSERFVKHIFEAIHQESISNQEKIMNETIVEK from the coding sequence ATGGCAGTATTAGACATTATACCTATTAAAGATTGGGGTTTTAACTTTGAAAAACCAATTATCATCAGTGGACCATGTTCTTGCGAAACTGAAGAACAAATGATGGAAACAGCAAAGCGATTAGCAGACAAAGGCATCGATGCTTTGCGAGCTGGAATTTGGAAACCAAGAACAAGACCTGGAAGTTTTGAAGGTATTGGCAAAGAAGGTTTGCAATGGTTGGTCAATGCAGGTAAAGCAATTAACAAACCAGTTACGGTTGAAGTTGCTACAGCTCAACATGTGCAAGATTGTTTAGAATTAGGTGTAGATATTTTGTGGTTAGGTGCAAGAACTACGGTAAATCCTTTTTCTGTTCAAGAAATTGCTGATGCATTACAAGGCGTTGATATTCCAGTTTTGGTAAAAAATCCTATCAATCCAGATTTACAATTGTGGATTGGTGCTATGGAAAGAATGAATAGAGTAGGTATTAAAAGATTAGGTGCTATTCATAGAGGTTTTTCGAGCTATGAAGAATCGCAGTATAGAAATAAACCTACTTGGGAACTACCAGTGGAGTTAAAAAGATTATTTCCTACAATGCCAATTATTGTAGATCCATCACATATTTGTGGTAATAGAGAGTTATTACAAAGTGTTTCTCAAAAAGCATTAGACTTAGATTTTGATGGTGTGATGATAGAATCGCATAGAGATCCAGACAATGCTTGGAGTGATGCTAAACAACAAGTAACACCAGAAAGATTAGGAGAAATTGTAGCTTCTTTAGTTGTTAGACATAGCAATTTAGATGGTTACGAAGAAAATAAATTAGAAGCATTAAGAGGTAAAATTGATAGAATTGACAATTATATCTTAGAAATAATGAGTGAAAGAATGGATATTGCAAGAGCAATTGGCGAGTTTAAAAGAGACAATGGCATTACGATTTTCCAAAATACAAGATGGGACGAAATTGTAAAAGATAGAATTGTAAAAGGAGAGGAGAAGCAACTTTCAGAAAGATTTGTAAAACATATTTTTGAAGCCATTCACCAAGAATCTATCAGTAATCAAGAGAAAATAATGAACGAAACCATAGTTGAAAAATAG
- a CDS encoding prephenate dehydrogenase yields MNICIVGVGLMGGSLALDLRKANFAQHFIGVGRSEKNNQLALELNLVDEFLPKLEAIQQADLIVLTVPVNILVNELLFVLDNIQAHQIVTDMGSTKSNIIEAIKNHPMRSRFVAAHPMAGTENSGANAAIYDLYKDKVCIICDKDNSDEDALQLVEQMYQTLGMHIKYKDAKSHDMHAAYVSHVSHISSFILSATVLEKEKDEAAILEMAGGGFESTVRLAKSSPEMWTQIFEQNKNNILEVMDTYIEKMYHFRNLVNKNKFDELKNFMQEANQIRKILK; encoded by the coding sequence ATGAATATTTGTATTGTAGGTGTTGGATTAATGGGTGGTTCTTTAGCACTCGATTTACGCAAAGCAAATTTTGCACAGCACTTTATTGGCGTAGGTCGTTCTGAAAAAAACAATCAGTTGGCTTTAGAATTAAATTTAGTAGACGAATTTTTACCAAAGCTAGAAGCTATTCAACAAGCAGACTTAATTGTATTGACTGTTCCTGTAAATATTTTAGTCAACGAGTTGTTGTTTGTGCTAGATAATATTCAAGCACATCAAATTGTAACAGATATGGGTTCTACTAAATCTAATATTATAGAAGCAATTAAAAATCATCCAATGCGTAGCAGATTTGTAGCAGCTCATCCAATGGCTGGTACTGAAAATTCTGGAGCTAATGCAGCTATTTATGATTTATATAAAGATAAAGTATGTATTATTTGCGATAAAGACAATTCTGATGAAGATGCATTACAGTTAGTAGAACAAATGTATCAAACATTAGGAATGCATATTAAATATAAAGATGCAAAAAGTCATGATATGCACGCTGCTTATGTGTCGCATGTGTCGCACATTAGTTCTTTTATTTTAAGTGCTACAGTTTTAGAAAAAGAAAAAGACGAAGCTGCTATCTTAGAAATGGCAGGTGGTGGTTTTGAAAGCACTGTACGATTAGCAAAGAGTTCACCAGAAATGTGGACACAAATCTTTGAACAAAACAAAAACAATATTTTAGAAGTAATGGATACTTATATAGAAAAGATGTATCACTTCAGAAATTTAGTCAACAAAAACAAATTCGATGAACTTAAAAACTTCATGCAAGAGGCAAATCAAATTAGAAAAATCTTGAAATAA
- a CDS encoding aminotransferase class I/II-fold pyridoxal phosphate-dependent enzyme has translation MIIQAANKLQHINEYYFSTKLKQIAQMKAEGKPVINLGIGNPDMPASQATIDALVYSAQQQNTNGYQSYVGIPELRQAMAVWYEKIYRVHLDSNTEILPLLGSKEGIGFISNAFLNPNDVVLVPNPGYPTYTSATYLAGAIPVNYNLDENNHWLPDLSSIDETSLQQAKILWLNYPNMPTGADGNIEALKKIIAIAKKYEILICNDNPYSLVLNKEHPFSIFQIEGAKEVAIELNSLSKSHNLAGARIGMLLGDAAYIQTVLKVKSNVDSGMYLPVQQAAIAALSNSDVWHEERNKVYEKRRTIVWRIMDALHCVYDKEQVGMFIWAKIPVTYNSVEDLTERILHEANVFITPGFIFGSNGNRYIRISLCSNENDLNEALNRIKSLSNI, from the coding sequence ATGATAATCCAAGCAGCCAATAAATTACAACATATTAACGAGTACTATTTTAGTACTAAGCTTAAACAAATTGCTCAGATGAAAGCAGAAGGCAAGCCAGTCATTAATTTAGGTATTGGCAATCCAGATATGCCAGCATCTCAAGCAACAATCGATGCTTTGGTATATTCTGCACAACAACAAAATACCAATGGTTATCAAAGTTATGTTGGCATTCCTGAACTACGACAAGCAATGGCTGTTTGGTATGAAAAAATTTATCGTGTTCATCTAGATAGCAATACAGAAATTTTACCGTTGCTAGGTTCTAAAGAAGGAATTGGTTTTATTTCCAATGCTTTTTTAAATCCAAATGATGTAGTTTTAGTACCCAATCCTGGTTATCCAACTTATACTTCTGCAACTTATTTGGCAGGTGCAATTCCAGTAAATTATAATTTAGATGAAAACAATCATTGGTTACCAGATTTATCTTCAATTGATGAAACTTCGTTACAACAAGCTAAAATTTTGTGGTTAAATTATCCCAATATGCCAACAGGTGCAGATGGAAATATAGAAGCACTTAAGAAAATAATTGCTATTGCTAAAAAATATGAAATATTAATATGTAATGATAATCCATATAGTTTAGTTTTAAATAAAGAACATCCTTTTTCTATTTTTCAAATTGAAGGTGCAAAAGAAGTAGCTATAGAATTAAACTCATTAAGTAAGTCGCACAATTTAGCTGGTGCAAGAATTGGTATGCTATTAGGCGATGCTGCTTACATTCAAACCGTACTCAAAGTAAAATCAAATGTAGATAGTGGTATGTACTTGCCAGTTCAACAAGCAGCAATTGCAGCACTATCTAATTCTGATGTTTGGCATGAAGAAAGAAATAAAGTATATGAAAAAAGAAGAACTATTGTTTGGCGAATTATGGATGCACTACATTGTGTTTACGATAAAGAGCAAGTAGGTATGTTTATTTGGGCAAAAATTCCTGTAACATATAATAGTGTAGAAGATTTAACCGAACGCATTTTACACGAAGCCAATGTTTTTATTACACCAGGATTTATTTTTGGCAGTAATGGAAATAGGTATATAAGAATTTCGTTGTGTAGTAATGAAAATGATTTGAACGAAGCGTTAAATAGAATTAAAAGTTTATCAAATATATAG
- a CDS encoding prephenate dehydratase — protein sequence MKKKIAIQGFSASFHEIAALKYYGNDIECVECNTFRQLFNYTTNKEVDFAICAIENSLAGAILPNYALLREHHLKIIGEVYLRIEMNLMALANQNITDLKEVHSHPIALLQCGNFFKDYHNIQLVESDDTALSAAIIKEQQIIGRGAVASKRAAELYNLEILAEDIHDNKRNFTRFLALATPDFQQEINFNKASLSFRANHTPGSLAKVLTIIGENNINLTKIQSLPVIGEEWQYYMYADLEFNDANQYHTMIEQIKPFTSELMILGEYKQGEKII from the coding sequence ATGAAAAAGAAAATTGCAATACAAGGTTTTAGTGCTTCTTTCCACGAAATAGCTGCTTTAAAATATTATGGAAACGATATTGAGTGTGTTGAGTGCAATACATTCAGACAGCTGTTTAACTATACTACCAATAAAGAAGTCGATTTTGCAATTTGTGCTATAGAAAACTCTTTGGCAGGTGCTATTTTACCAAATTATGCTTTGCTAAGAGAACATCATCTAAAAATTATTGGCGAAGTTTATTTGCGTATCGAAATGAATTTAATGGCTTTAGCTAATCAAAATATAACTGATTTAAAAGAAGTGCATTCACATCCAATTGCTTTGTTGCAATGTGGCAATTTCTTCAAAGATTATCACAATATTCAATTGGTAGAATCTGATGATACGGCTTTGAGTGCAGCTATCATTAAAGAACAACAAATTATAGGAAGAGGTGCTGTGGCAAGTAAAAGAGCTGCCGAATTATACAACTTAGAAATTTTAGCAGAAGATATTCACGACAATAAAAGAAACTTTACTCGATTTTTAGCTTTAGCTACACCAGATTTCCAACAAGAAATAAATTTCAATAAAGCATCCTTGTCGTTTAGAGCCAATCACACACCAGGAAGTTTAGCAAAGGTATTAACTATTATTGGAGAAAATAATATAAATCTTACTAAAATACAATCATTACCAGTTATAGGAGAAGAATGGCAATACTATATGTATGCAGATTTAGAATTTAATGATGCCAATCAATATCATACTATGATAGAACAAATCAAACCATTTACTTCTGAGTTGATGATTTTAGGAGAATATAAACAAGGTGAAAAAATAATATAA